In Janthinobacterium agaricidamnosum NBRC 102515 = DSM 9628, the DNA window AATGGGCGTAATGGTGCGAGTTGAACAGTTTGTAGCTTTGCTGTATCAGCGCGCGGTGTTGTTCGATTTGTTGCGGCGTGGTTTCCAGGTTTTCCGGATTGTCGGCCACCAGGTTCAGGTGCACCGGCACCTTGGCGCCCGGATCGAGGTCGATGCGCTTGAAGTATTTGCCGGCGAACAGCGGCGAATCGACCAGCGTTTCCAGGTCCAGCGGCTTGAAGGCGACCTGGTTGCCGTTTTTTTGCGCGGTTTCCAGCGCGCTGCCGTACGACCAGCCGTCCGGCAAGGTCAGGTTGGGCTGCACGGTGATGCGGCGGCTGGCGTAACCGGCCGGGTACAGCGCCACCGCATTCCACTGCACGCCGAGAATTTCATTGGTCATCATGATGCGGCCCTGGCCCGGATCGAGCGGCGACAGGAATTGGTATTCGGCTTCCAGCGTCTCGACGCCGGCCGGAACGTCGACGTGGAAGGCGAACATATTGAGCGGGTCGCGGCGCCATTCCAGGCGCTGGCCGTTGCCGCTCAATGTCAGGCCGGCGAACTGGTTCAGCGGGCCGGTCGGGTTGTGATGGCCAGGCAGCCATTGCGGATACAACAAGGTCAGCTGGCCGGCCTTGACCGGTATGCTTTCGTGCACATTGAAGATTTGCTGCGCCAGGTTGCTGGCGTCGACCTTCAGCACGATGGTGCCGGGATAAGGCTGGTCCAGCGCTGCGGGGATGGTGTCGGCGTGGGCCGCTGTGGCGGCCATCAGCAGGGCGATCAATGCGGCGGAGAGGGAACGTGGCTGGAAGAGGGTAGTCATGTACTGGACGGTAAAAGTTAAATGGGCGGCAATTAATGAAGACGTCAATGGGGCAGTCAGCGAAGTAAGAGCCCGCTTGATGATACGCGCAGTGCCGGTATCATGCAGCAGTTAGTTTTCCTCATGGCATCATTGTGATTAAATAAGCAATTAAGTGAATCGGCTGGCCAGCGGCACTTTTTTCATTATTTTCGTTTCCCTTTGGGCAAAAATCACATTTTTCAAGGCCTTGAAAGCACGCTGTCTGGCATTAGATTGGATGCAACGGATGCTCAGAACGAGGTCCGCCAACTTATCGCTTAACTTGAAAAGGATAGACATCATGCGTACATTTGACCTTGCCCCACTGTATCGTTCCGCCATTGGTTTCGACCGTCTGGCCCACTTGCTGAATGAAGCGCAACGTGGCGATGCACAACCCAGCTACCCTCCTTACAACATCGAACTGGTGTCGGAAGATAAATACCGGATCGTGATGGCGCTGGCCGGCTTTTCCCGCAGCGAAATCGATATCGTTGCCGAACGCGAGACCTTGCACGTTAGCGGCCGCAAGCAAAAGGATGACATCCAGCGCACCTTCTTGCACCGTGGCATAGCCGCGCGCGACTTCGAGCAGCGTTTCCAGCTTGCCAATCACGTCAAGGTGAGTGGCGCTTCGTTCGACAACGGCATGCTGACCATCGACCTGGTGCGTGAAGTGCCGGAAGCGCTGAAACCGCGCAAGATCGTCATCGATGGCGCCGAAAACGTCACCGCGCTGGAACAGCGCCAGGCCGCTTAAAAGCGCCCCTTGACGGCGCGGGCGGCTGTCCGCGCCTCGGGTAAAACACCACTGGCCGGTCGATCCGGCCAGTTTTCATTCCTGTTTGCCTGATTCCTAGGTAAAATCCCCGGCAAACTTAAGGGCAGACTTAAGCCTTATCGCCATTCTTATTTTGTTAAGTGCAGTCTAAGTCTTGTGCCCCATATTGAAGACATCAACAACTCGTTCAATTTGAGGAGTGCTTCATGCAAAACCAAGCTCATACCGGATCGATGACAATCAAGCGCCTGACCCTGGCGGTAGCCGCCGTCGGCGTGATCGGCGCGGTCGGTGCGGTCGCAGTGCATCAGAATAACGCGGACGCCAATGCGTCGCCGCCTGCGCCGGTCGCGGCGGCGGCCGTCACGGCGGTGCCCGCGGCGGCCGGTCCGCAAACGGTGGTGACGCTGCCCGACTTCAGCCAGATCGTGACCCGCAACGGTCCGGCGGTGGTCAATATCAGCGTCACCGGCAGCACCAAGGTCGGCTACGACGTGGCCGACGGCGGCCGCGGCCAGCGCGCCGACCCGTTCGGCGATGACCCATTCCTTGAATTCTTCCGCCGCTTCCAGGGGCCGCAAGGCGGTGGCGGCGGGCGCGAAGTGCCGACCCACGGCCTGGGGTCGGGCTTCATCGTCAGTGCGGACGGCATCATCATGACCAATGCCCACGTGGTGCGCGACGCCCGCGAAGTGACGGTGAAATTGAACGACCGCCGCGAATTTCGCGCCAAGGTGCTCGGTTCCGATCCGAAGACCGATATCGCGGTGCTGAAGATCGACGCCAGGAACTTGCCGGTGGTGCCGCTCGGCAGCTCGGTCAACCTGAAAGTCGGCGAATGGGTGCTGGCGATCGGTTCGCCTTACGGTTTCGACAGCACCGTGACGGCCGGCGTGGTCAGCGCCAAGGGCCGCTCGCTGCCGGACGACAGCAACGTGCCGTTCATCCAGACCGACGTGGCGGTCAATCCCGGCAACTCGGGCGGCCCGCTGTTCAATGTGCGCGGCGAAGTGGTCGGCATCAACTCGCAGATTTATAGCCAGACCGGCGGCTTCCAGGGCTTGTCGTTCGCGATCCCGATCGACCTGGCGACCCGCATCAAGGACCAGATCGTCGCCACCGGCAAGGCCAGCCACGCCAAGCTGGGCGTGACGGTGCAGGAAGTGAACCAGGGCTTCGCCGATTCGTTCAAGCTGGCCACGCCGGAAGGCGCGCTGGTGTCGAATGTCGAGCGCGGCAGCCCGGCCGACAAGGCCGGCCTGAAGGCGGGCGACGTGATCCGCAAACTGAATGGCCAGAGCATCATCGCCTCCGGCGACTTGCCGGCGATGGTAGGCATCGCGACGCCGGGCGAAAAAGTCACGCTGGATGTCTGGCGCGACGGCAAGATCGTCGCCGTCAACGCGACGCTGGGCAACGCGGCCGACAAGGTGGCCGATGTGGCGGGCGACGACAACCATGTCGATAAAGTGAAACTGGGCCTGGCGCTGCGGCCGTTGCAATCGGACGAGAAACGCGAAGCGGGCCTCAGTTCCGGTTTGCTGATCCAGGATGCCGGCGGCGCCGCCGCGAATGCCGGGGTACAGCCGGGCGACGTGTTATTGTCCATCAATGGCCGTCCCGTCAACAGCGTCGAACAAGTGCGCGAGGTGGTGTCGAGGTCGGCAAAATCGGTGGCCTTGCTGATCCAGCGCGGCGCGGATAAGATATTCATACCGGTGCGGCTGGGCTAAAGGTGCAAGCCGGGCTCCGCTGCGCGGCGCGTGAATGCGGATAAAAATAGTGAGGATGGCATGAGACTTTTGCTGGTGGAAGACGATACGATGATCGGCGAAGTGGTGCTCGACTTGCTGCGCGCCGAACGCTATGCGGTGGACTGGGTCAAGGATGGCGACATGGCCGACACGGCGCTGCAAACCCAGAGCTACGACCTGGTGCTGCTCGACCTCGGCTTGCCGCGCAAGGATGGCATCGAAGTGCTGCGCTCGATGCGCCTGCGCAAGCAGGACACGCCGGTGCTGGTGGCCACTGCGCGCGACGCCATCGAGCAGCGCATCGCCGGGCTCGATGCGGGCGCCGACGATTACGTCTTGAAGCCGTACGACCTGGACGAACTGCTGGCGCGCATCCGCGCCTTGCTGCGGCGCTCGTCCGGCCGCCCGGAACCGGTGTTCGAACACCAGGGCGTATCGATCAATCCGCTGACCCGCGAAGTGGTCGCCGACGGCCATTCGGTCAACCTCTCGGCGCGCGAATGGGCGGTGCTCGAGGCGCTGATCGCGCGTCCCGGCATCGTGCTGTCGCGCGCCCAACTGGAAGAAAAACTGTATAGCTGGAAGGATGAAGTCAACAGCAACGCGGTGGAAGTGTACATCCACGGCTTGCGCAAGAAGCTGGGCAGCGAATTGATACAGAACGTGCGCGGCCTGGGCTACATGGTGCCGAAAGTATGAAGCTGAAGGGCCGGGCATGAAAGTAAGCCACTCGCTGCGCGGGCGATTATTGTGGTTCCTGCTGGCCGCCATCATCATGGCGGCCCTGGCGCAGGCGTCGATCGCCTACCGCAGCGCCCTGTACGACGCCGACCAGATCTTCGACTATCACATGCAGCAGATGGCGCTGTCGCTGCGTTCCGGCGCGCCGCTGGCCAACCACGCGGAAGCCCCGCCGGCCGACCCGGCCAATAACGACCTGGTGGTGCAAGTCTGGACTCCCGACGGGGTGCAGGTATTCCGCTCGATCACGCGCGCCGAATTGCCGCAGCGCGCGGTGCTGGGTTTTTCCAACGTCAAGGCGAATGGCACGACCTACCGGATATTCTCGGTGCAAACCAGTTCCCAGACGGTGCAGGTGGCGCAGGACATGGCGGTGCGCAAGCGCATGGCCGGCAGCCTGGCCTTGCGCACGGTCGGCCCGATCGCCTTGATGGCGCCGATCCTGATGCTGGTGGTGTGGTGGGTGGTCAGCGGTTCGCTGGCGCCGGTGGCGCGGGTGCGCCGGCAAGTGGCGGCGCGCCAGGCCGACGACTTGTCGCCGGTGTCGGCGGCCGGCCTGCCGGATGAAGTGCGGCCGCTGGTGCAGGAATTGAACTTGCTGTTCGGCCGCGTCAAGACCGCCTTCGACGCGCAGCAGCATTTTGTCGCCGACGCGGCGCATGAATTGCGCACCCCGCTGGCGGCGCTGAAACTGCAGGTGCTGAGCCTGGAGCGCGCCGACTCCGACGAGGCGCGCGGCGTGGCCGTCGGGCGCGTCACGGCCGGCATCGAACGGGCCACCCGGCTGGTCGAACAATTGCTGGTGCTGGCGCGCCAGGAGGCCAGCGCCGCCAGCGGCGATTCGCTGCAAACGGTGGACTTGAACGAACTGGTGAAACGCACGCTGGGCGACATGGCCGGTATCGCGCAGGCGCGCAAGATCGACCTCGGC includes these proteins:
- a CDS encoding Hsp20 family protein; translated protein: MRTFDLAPLYRSAIGFDRLAHLLNEAQRGDAQPSYPPYNIELVSEDKYRIVMALAGFSRSEIDIVAERETLHVSGRKQKDDIQRTFLHRGIAARDFEQRFQLANHVKVSGASFDNGMLTIDLVREVPEALKPRKIVIDGAENVTALEQRQAA
- a CDS encoding Do family serine endopeptidase; this encodes MQNQAHTGSMTIKRLTLAVAAVGVIGAVGAVAVHQNNADANASPPAPVAAAAVTAVPAAAGPQTVVTLPDFSQIVTRNGPAVVNISVTGSTKVGYDVADGGRGQRADPFGDDPFLEFFRRFQGPQGGGGGREVPTHGLGSGFIVSADGIIMTNAHVVRDAREVTVKLNDRREFRAKVLGSDPKTDIAVLKIDARNLPVVPLGSSVNLKVGEWVLAIGSPYGFDSTVTAGVVSAKGRSLPDDSNVPFIQTDVAVNPGNSGGPLFNVRGEVVGINSQIYSQTGGFQGLSFAIPIDLATRIKDQIVATGKASHAKLGVTVQEVNQGFADSFKLATPEGALVSNVERGSPADKAGLKAGDVIRKLNGQSIIASGDLPAMVGIATPGEKVTLDVWRDGKIVAVNATLGNAADKVADVAGDDNHVDKVKLGLALRPLQSDEKREAGLSSGLLIQDAGGAAANAGVQPGDVLLSINGRPVNSVEQVREVVSRSAKSVALLIQRGADKIFIPVRLG
- a CDS encoding response regulator produces the protein MRLLLVEDDTMIGEVVLDLLRAERYAVDWVKDGDMADTALQTQSYDLVLLDLGLPRKDGIEVLRSMRLRKQDTPVLVATARDAIEQRIAGLDAGADDYVLKPYDLDELLARIRALLRRSSGRPEPVFEHQGVSINPLTREVVADGHSVNLSAREWAVLEALIARPGIVLSRAQLEEKLYSWKDEVNSNAVEVYIHGLRKKLGSELIQNVRGLGYMVPKV
- a CDS encoding ATP-binding protein gives rise to the protein MKVSHSLRGRLLWFLLAAIIMAALAQASIAYRSALYDADQIFDYHMQQMALSLRSGAPLANHAEAPPADPANNDLVVQVWTPDGVQVFRSITRAELPQRAVLGFSNVKANGTTYRIFSVQTSSQTVQVAQDMAVRKRMAGSLALRTVGPIALMAPILMLVVWWVVSGSLAPVARVRRQVAARQADDLSPVSAAGLPDEVRPLVQELNLLFGRVKTAFDAQQHFVADAAHELRTPLAALKLQVLSLERADSDEARGVAVGRVTAGIERATRLVEQLLVLARQEASAASGDSLQTVDLNELVKRTLGDMAGIAQARKIDLGLYHMDAASVAGQGDALLILLRNLVDNATKYTPSGGTVDLDLRATPDGITLSVEDSGPGIPEDERERVFSRFYRVPGSPAGGSGLGMAIIKAIAERHGARLVLDTSQRLGGLCVRVEFPPTGKN